Proteins found in one Candidatus Terasakiella magnetica genomic segment:
- a CDS encoding dihydrolipoyl dehydrogenase has product MTTHNVEVAIIGAGTAGMGAYREVTKKTDSVVLIEGGEYGTTCARVGCMPSKLLIAAAEAAHFGQHTQPFGVSYDKPVIDGKAVMDRVKSERDRFVGFVKEDVEDWNEAHRIRAFAKFIDDNTLELSNGDTVNAERIVIATGSSTFVPPPFKAFGDRLIVNDDVFDWDDLPESVVVFGAGVIGLELGQSLSRLGVRVSLFGRDHLVGPLSDDVVKYKARETFMDEFDFHPHGEVTRMEKVGNGVEIDHMVDGETLTEKYDYALVATGRRPNVDKLGLEKTSLKLDERGVPHFVLATGQTSASHIFIAGDAVNNIPLLHEAADEGKIVGFNAARYPEIKAFVKSSPIAVMFSDPQIMMVGESYRQLEGRDADFAIGSVDFKGQGRSRVMLVNNGILRVYGERGTGRFLGAEMIGPKAEHIAHLLAWAHQSNLTVSEMLDRPFYHPVVEEGVRTALRDLNHELKLGPVSPVRCLDCGPGA; this is encoded by the coding sequence ATGACCACTCATAACGTAGAAGTCGCCATCATTGGCGCAGGCACCGCCGGTATGGGTGCATATCGTGAAGTAACCAAAAAAACAGACAGTGTCGTTCTTATCGAAGGCGGTGAGTATGGCACCACATGCGCCCGTGTTGGCTGCATGCCGTCAAAACTTCTTATTGCAGCAGCAGAAGCCGCTCATTTCGGTCAACATACTCAGCCCTTTGGTGTGAGCTATGACAAACCCGTTATCGATGGTAAAGCCGTCATGGATCGGGTTAAGTCAGAGCGTGATCGCTTTGTTGGATTTGTTAAAGAAGATGTCGAAGACTGGAATGAAGCCCATCGCATTCGTGCCTTTGCTAAATTCATTGATGACAACACGTTGGAACTCTCCAACGGTGATACCGTCAATGCCGAACGCATTGTCATTGCCACAGGGTCCAGCACCTTTGTGCCGCCCCCCTTTAAAGCCTTTGGTGATCGCCTGATTGTTAATGACGATGTCTTTGACTGGGACGACTTGCCTGAAAGTGTGGTTGTCTTTGGTGCTGGTGTCATTGGGTTGGAACTGGGGCAATCGTTAAGCCGTCTTGGCGTACGTGTCTCCTTGTTTGGTCGTGACCATCTGGTTGGGCCTTTAAGCGATGACGTTGTTAAATATAAAGCCCGTGAAACCTTCATGGATGAATTTGACTTCCACCCCCATGGTGAAGTTACACGGATGGAGAAGGTTGGAAACGGTGTCGAGATTGACCATATGGTTGATGGTGAAACCCTGACTGAAAAATATGACTATGCCTTGGTTGCGACAGGCCGTCGCCCGAATGTAGACAAGCTGGGTCTTGAAAAAACATCGTTAAAACTTGACGAACGCGGTGTTCCGCATTTTGTTCTGGCAACAGGTCAAACCAGTGCTAGCCATATCTTTATTGCCGGGGATGCAGTTAATAATATTCCATTGCTGCATGAAGCTGCTGATGAAGGCAAGATTGTTGGTTTTAATGCCGCACGCTATCCAGAGATTAAAGCTTTCGTTAAATCATCTCCGATTGCTGTGATGTTCTCTGATCCGCAGATCATGATGGTCGGCGAAAGTTATCGTCAACTTGAGGGACGTGATGCTGATTTCGCCATTGGTTCCGTCGACTTTAAAGGTCAGGGGCGAAGCCGTGTCATGCTTGTCAACAACGGCATCCTGCGGGTTTATGGTGAACGTGGCACAGGCAGGTTCTTAGGTGCAGAAATGATCGGACCGAAAGCCGAACACATCGCTCACCTGCTCGCCTGGGCACATCAATCAAACCTGACCGTTTCAGAAATGCTGGATCGTCCGTTCTATCATCCGGTTGTGGAAGAAGGTGTCCGCACAGCCCTTCGTGATCTCAATCATGAACTGAAACTGGGGCCTGTTTCACCAGTGCGCTGCCTTGATTGCGGCCCTGGTGCTTAA
- a CDS encoding glutaredoxin domain-containing protein, translating into MGVEIYTKDSCMFCQKAKALFDENGISYKEHDVSTIDKFKAMQELISGAKTVPQIIIDGHLIGGYDVLDAHKEAIFEKLKKKQI; encoded by the coding sequence ATGGGTGTTGAAATATATACCAAAGACAGCTGTATGTTCTGTCAGAAAGCCAAGGCTTTATTTGATGAGAATGGCATTTCGTACAAAGAGCACGATGTCAGTACTATTGATAAATTCAAAGCCATGCAGGAATTGATTTCAGGGGCTAAAACTGTTCCCCAGATTATAATCGACGGACACCTGATCGGTGGCTACGATGTCCTGGATGCTCACAAAGAAGCGATCTTTGAGAAACTAAAGAAAAAGCAGATTTGA
- a CDS encoding fumarylacetoacetate hydrolase family protein: MFFSINRLRNIIPTLFLLLTVYSVSAAYADTVSYVRYETAEGVRYGVLSGDVIEELSGGIFPVSQKTGKSLTRQNVRLLPPTDARKVFAVGMNFASHLASSSDLPPPLFLKLPSSLIGSGETITLPRDASNVHFEGELVLIIGKQAKNVSEADANDYIFGLTAGNDLSERSWQSRDLQWMRAKASDGFGPVGPVVVTGLDPNNLLLTTRLNGETVQQENTKNMIHKPAKVVSYLSRYFTLEPGDMIFMGTPGRTKALDVGDVVTVTIDGIGTLSNQIARE; encoded by the coding sequence ATGTTTTTTTCGATAAATCGTTTACGTAATATTATACCGACACTGTTTTTACTTTTAACCGTTTATAGTGTGAGTGCGGCCTATGCAGACACAGTGTCCTATGTTCGCTATGAAACAGCAGAAGGTGTTCGATATGGTGTTTTATCCGGTGACGTTATTGAAGAACTAAGCGGAGGTATTTTTCCTGTATCGCAGAAAACGGGTAAAAGTCTTACACGTCAAAATGTACGGCTGCTGCCCCCAACGGATGCGCGTAAGGTTTTCGCAGTTGGTATGAATTTCGCCAGTCATCTCGCATCTTCCTCAGACTTGCCACCGCCGTTATTTCTCAAACTACCCTCTTCACTCATCGGAAGCGGAGAAACGATCACGTTGCCCAGAGATGCAAGCAACGTCCATTTCGAAGGTGAACTGGTTCTGATTATCGGCAAGCAGGCAAAAAATGTCAGTGAGGCCGATGCAAATGATTATATATTTGGCCTCACTGCTGGCAACGATTTGAGTGAGCGTAGCTGGCAGAGCCGTGACCTGCAATGGATGCGCGCCAAGGCCAGTGATGGCTTTGGTCCTGTTGGTCCGGTTGTTGTGACAGGGCTGGATCCGAATAATCTTCTGCTCACCACACGTTTAAACGGTGAAACTGTGCAGCAGGAAAATACAAAAAATATGATCCATAAACCGGCTAAAGTCGTGAGTTATCTCAGCCGCTATTTTACGCTTGAGCCGGGAGATATGATTTTTATGGGAACACCGGGGCGAACGAAAGCCCTTGATGTTGGTGATGTGGTTACGGTGACGATTGACGGTATTGGAACCCTGAGCAATCAGATTGCACGAGAATAA
- a CDS encoding LytTR family DNA-binding domain-containing protein → MAVSNRLRQESYLFLFIALSCAFLIAASQSSPTQGGGVIGGYIYWVLRILIEAFLFFAFREVVERYLLPNKSAITTASMACALSLIPFVLAITAFDLILGYPELGIEDSGTTEHGRLAEFGLELVYLSDNHFALCLLLSVFRLFQFNGPNETKKQLDEEGFLQTIDPQLHGDILWITAQEHYVKIVTTKESRTVLHRFSDLIRDLSSYPGMQVHRSHWVTFDAITDLEKSGQTMKVILSTGDIIPISRTYRSQLEEKIAETMPELHKE, encoded by the coding sequence ATGGCCGTATCAAACCGTCTAAGACAGGAAAGCTATCTCTTTTTATTCATTGCACTTTCCTGCGCATTTCTAATTGCAGCAAGCCAATCATCGCCTACACAAGGGGGCGGTGTTATTGGCGGATATATCTACTGGGTTCTGCGAATACTGATCGAAGCTTTTTTGTTTTTTGCCTTCCGCGAAGTTGTTGAACGCTACCTCCTACCAAATAAGTCAGCTATTACGACAGCTTCTATGGCCTGCGCCCTCAGCCTTATTCCTTTTGTCCTCGCCATCACCGCGTTCGATCTTATTCTGGGATATCCAGAACTTGGTATAGAAGACAGCGGAACAACAGAACATGGAAGACTTGCCGAATTTGGACTGGAGCTTGTTTATCTATCTGATAACCATTTCGCCCTCTGTCTTTTATTATCTGTCTTTCGTTTGTTCCAATTTAATGGTCCAAACGAGACAAAGAAACAGCTAGATGAAGAAGGTTTCCTGCAGACAATAGATCCCCAACTGCATGGTGATATCCTCTGGATTACAGCTCAAGAACATTATGTAAAAATTGTGACGACCAAGGAGAGCCGCACTGTTCTCCATCGTTTTTCCGACCTGATTAGAGACCTTTCTTCCTATCCCGGCATGCAGGTACACCGTTCACATTGGGTTACCTTTGACGCGATCACTGATTTGGAAAAGTCAGGCCAAACCATGAAGGTTATTTTGAGCACCGGTGACATCATACCGATCAGTCGAACCTATCGCTCCCAACTGGAAGAAAAAATAGCCGAAACCATGCCAGAGCTGCACAAGGAATAG
- the yghU gene encoding glutathione-dependent disulfide-bond oxidoreductase encodes MTKEYTPPAVWHWDSENGGKWAKVNRPIAGATHEKELPVGKHNLQLYSYGTPNGQKVTIMLEELLELGVMQADYDAFLIDIAEGEQFSSGFVELNPNSKIPALYDVEEKVRVFETSSILLYLSEKFGHFLPKNPAKRTEVMNWLFWSHGAAPFLGGGFGHFYHYAPVKIEYPIDRYAMEVKRQLDMLDKELVKKPYLAGEKYSIADIAAWAWYGNLVRGAQYGAAEFLQVHTYENVCRWAEKIWQRPAVQRGRKVNRVWGEPSEQLRERHDASDFEH; translated from the coding sequence ATGACTAAAGAATATACGCCCCCTGCTGTATGGCATTGGGATAGTGAAAATGGAGGAAAGTGGGCCAAGGTAAATAGACCTATTGCCGGGGCGACCCATGAAAAGGAATTGCCAGTGGGCAAGCATAATTTACAGCTTTATTCCTACGGCACGCCCAATGGTCAAAAGGTCACCATCATGTTGGAAGAGCTGCTTGAGCTTGGTGTCATGCAAGCCGATTATGACGCTTTTCTGATTGATATTGCTGAAGGGGAGCAGTTTTCTTCAGGCTTTGTCGAACTTAACCCAAACTCAAAGATCCCGGCTCTTTATGATGTAGAAGAAAAGGTGCGGGTTTTTGAGACAAGTTCAATCTTGTTATATCTATCTGAAAAATTCGGACATTTCCTGCCGAAAAACCCGGCAAAACGCACCGAGGTTATGAACTGGCTGTTTTGGTCACATGGGGCCGCGCCTTTTTTGGGGGGTGGTTTCGGGCATTTCTATCACTATGCACCGGTAAAAATTGAATACCCTATTGATCGATATGCAATGGAAGTGAAACGACAATTGGATATGTTGGATAAAGAGCTTGTGAAGAAGCCATATCTAGCTGGTGAGAAATATAGTATCGCTGATATAGCCGCCTGGGCATGGTATGGTAATCTCGTGCGCGGTGCACAGTATGGTGCTGCCGAATTTCTTCAGGTTCACACTTATGAGAATGTGTGCAGATGGGCTGAGAAGATTTGGCAACGCCCGGCTGTTCAACGCGGACGCAAAGTGAATCGTGTTTGGGGGGAACCCTCAGAACAGCTTCGGGAACGTCACGATGCTTCTGATTTTGAACATTAA
- a CDS encoding DsbA family oxidoreductase: MKLENKMTSPQPLKIDIVSDVVCPWCVIGYRQLLQALNDTGTEFEIQWHPFELNPLMGSEGQSLREHVAEKYGTMREQSEKARENITAIGVEVGFQFVFTDNMRMHNTFKTHQLLHWAEAYQKTHELKQALFTAHFTNGRDLSDSTVLAEVAQDIGLEKEEALNVLKDQRFAEEVRRRELFWQQQDIDGVPSIIFKGKHLMVGAQGVENYAQFLKQLADKEN; the protein is encoded by the coding sequence ATGAAACTGGAAAATAAAATGACATCTCCACAGCCTTTGAAAATTGATATCGTTTCCGATGTGGTTTGCCCGTGGTGTGTGATTGGATATCGCCAGTTGTTGCAGGCTTTAAATGACACAGGAACAGAATTCGAGATCCAATGGCATCCGTTTGAATTAAACCCGCTGATGGGATCAGAAGGCCAAAGCCTGCGAGAGCATGTTGCAGAAAAATATGGTACGATGAGGGAGCAATCTGAGAAGGCACGGGAGAATATCACAGCAATCGGTGTTGAGGTTGGTTTTCAATTTGTATTTACAGATAATATGCGTATGCATAATACGTTCAAAACGCACCAACTGCTTCATTGGGCTGAAGCTTATCAGAAGACCCACGAATTGAAACAGGCGTTATTTACAGCGCATTTCACAAATGGCAGGGACCTTTCAGATAGCACGGTGCTGGCAGAGGTTGCTCAAGACATCGGACTTGAGAAAGAAGAAGCGCTTAATGTTTTAAAAGACCAGCGTTTTGCCGAAGAAGTCCGTCGCCGTGAATTATTTTGGCAGCAGCAAGATATCGACGGTGTCCCCTCTATTATCTTCAAGGGTAAACATCTCATGGTGGGTGCTCAAGGTGTGGAAAATTATGCACAGTTTTTGAAACAGCTTGCTGATAAAGAAAATTAG